Below is a genomic region from Rana temporaria chromosome 3, aRanTem1.1, whole genome shotgun sequence.
TACATTTGCCTTGTTCGAATAgggcaaaatcaaatgttctcCAGCTAGATTATTTTCATTTTGAATGTTGAAAATGCTCCAATAAGGCTACTGAATGGCACTGTGGAGTATACTTATTTCCTATGAtagtcagtgccatccaatggccaGACTTGcattatagccactagatggcactattATAGGGAATAAGTATGCTCCTCTGCACCATCTAATGAAAACAGCTGTGCTTAGTAAtcaatgagcttctaacttcagctgttcaggtaagctttgaaaatgaaagctagaagccAATTGGTTCCAGTGCACAGATACTCCAGATTTTGGCTGCTCCagtcttaaaaaaattaaagtaaattCCAttctttgtatcttttttttttttttagctcagaaCCACAGGGGAGTCTCCTAAAACAAGTGATCACTGTTATTGGCCATCACCACGATCACATGATAGCAAGCAGCTTCTGATGGTTACTCTGAGCTCAGGAGCTGCCAGTAATAGCTTGGTGTCCAGGCTGGGAGCACACAATCAGGTATGCATATACTATATGTAGAAGCACAGCATTAAGCCCAGTCTGTTCTGCCTTGTATATGCATCCAGTCAGTGGGAAAGGGTTAGTTAcagaagaagaaataaaataaacaagtcTCTATCCTAGCATCAGTTGCTTaatggccagttcacaccagacacagctccgagtgctttttttctgcacaaatgcatgcacagtgttttccatgtattccaatggctctagttggctctaattCACACCATGCTGTCAGTTTCCGctcagtttctgcaccagaaactgactgcatggtgtgaactagagccattgaaatacatggaaaacactgtgcatgcatttgtgcagaaaaaaagcactcgGAACTGAACAAgactgtgtctggtgtgaactggccctaaatgtccagtaagttttatatatatatatatatatatatatatatatatatatatatatatatatatatatatatatatatatatatatatatatatatatatatatatatacacacatacacaccttACATGCCACCCCTTACAGGTTGACCACTCTTCGTTAGTGCAGAATTCAACACAAGTAACCCATGATTCATCAAAAAGTTCACACTGGCTAGAGAATAGGACATGGAACACTACAGATTTGATTCCATTCATCTGACTCTGAATGCACAGTGTTAATAAACCAGTTTTACATAAGCTGCCTAGGATATTAGCTCTCTATTAGGAAACACTGGCTTTACTTTTGTCATTGCCTTGAGAGCGGCAGAACTAATTTAGAAAGGATTCCCAAGAGTCTGCTGTATGTGACCTTGGGTGGAACACCATTTCATCTGTAAGAAAAATGACACTAAAAACTCAATATACTTTTACGCCTTGGGTAAGCACAAATGTATCCCCTTTAAACGCAGATCAGTGTAAACATACAATAGCATTAATCTATTActatttttatctgtatttttttttatcactagcAAGGTTCTAGATGATTTCAATAATACATAGAAAAAGTATTCTGCAAAAGAGCTTACATTTCCCAATAAAAGTAGAAACATAACCTGATACAACACAAGGAATATTACCATGTAATTGCTTACATAATTGCATAGATAAAAGATGCACGCACATGTTTCAAAGGGATAACTAATCCAGCAACCCATCTTCCCTGCAGCTAACTTTTTCTCTAAGTATGCCCTGAACAAGTACCCCATGATATACAGTAAATGTATAAGCCAAGTGCTGAAAATGTATTTCTAAGTATCCAACATGAAAGGAGAGCAAATCAAAAGATTTACAGCCTCCTCTAATCCCATCCCAGCATCTCCCCTTCTTTTAGCTGTAAATGCTTAGCTACTGTGTGACAATGACATCCTGTTGATTTATAAAGTCAGACACAGCAGTGAGCTCCATTCCAGTAAAACTTTGACTGGCCTCTGGTGCCACCTAGCCACAGTACTGCACTTCTACTATCATAATATTCAGCACCAAATGCTAATAGTACAAACTATGCTTTCATTATGACAATCCTGGAAGCAGAAAGAACACTGCCTGTATGAGATGACATCACTACCTTTGTGGCACTTTAAGCCAGTCTAACACTATGTACCATTTCagcgtgacactttttttttttttttccacatttatttTGTACATTGTATGCATATATCATTGACATCAACTCAGAAGGTATGGAGGCACTATTTATGAACGCAAGCAGCAATGTATAGTAACTCATAGCAACCAgtggtcaacttttgcatcgtgACATGTTCTACAGAAGGGAAATGTTACTGGTTGCTTTGAGTTACTGCATTAGAAAATAAAGTTAGCTCATTCCAGAGCTTAACTGGTACTTACTGTAAAAAACGTATTCTGTGTAACTGGACCAGATCTTGTCATCAGTGTACTGATTAACGAATGAAGCCGTTACTGATGAGTTGCAAGCCACCATTTGGAATCCACATTCTGACAGCATGTCAAAAGCTCTCTCTAGATGTTTGAACTTGAGATAAAACCTGGAGGTGTATTTTTCTGGGGCGCGGTCTGGATCCCTGCTTTCATTAAGCGTTTCTCCAAAAACTTCTTTGGCTAGAGAGATTCGACCACAAACAAGAATTCTTGGAACTCTCCGAAACTTGGCATCTGCTTGGCTTTCTCGACCCATGGTGCAAGATCCACGGTAACCAATGGTAATGAAGCCCCATTTTTTATCTGAAGGCATTAAAGATGAAGATGGACATATTCTCGTTTCACTACCTTGGGAGGCTTCTTCAAAGTCGCTGTGGCAGAAGTCATCTGGGCTGTGTTTCACTTCATCAGGTGCTAAGAGTTTTACTAGTTCTGGCAGTAGAAAATATTCCGCTTCCCTTTTCAAGCGCCCTTTTTCTGGAAAGTGATCTGGCAAGACCACCTGTCGGTCCCTGAGATAGTCAAGAACATAACGAAATAGAAACCCATCTCGGTCAAGAAAGAATCGTCCTTTGGCATCTTTGGCCAGGTCGTTTACAGAGTCCCTTTTGGAGGTGAACATtttccatagaagtgaatggggtaTACTGGTCAAGGTGGAGTGACGTGTAAAGTAAACTTGTCCTCCAACATTTAATTCAATTACCTCTGGGTATGACTGAAGACCAGTCCCTTGGTCTCTAGGTGGGGCATAAGTTCTGCAGTTTCCACTCAGTGCCATTTGTGCTTGACAGATGTTCCTAGCTACAATACAAAATAGTTCATGAATTGTAAAATGGGAATGAGAAACTGTAATGTAGATCCGCAAAGAGCAAATATTTGCTTATTAGTCTTGAATTTGTGATCATGAATTCAATCACAAGTGAGCATCAGCTTAATTGATTAGTCTGTTGGAACTTTTAAGACCAGTTCCACTGGAGTAataacttcataaaaaaaaaaaaaatgaaagatgtgTACCTCACACTAAGCCCACTGGATGCAAGGTCATGCTGTATGTACAGACATGTTaaaatctgtaaaaataaaataaaataaaaaagcattagTGAAGTTAGGAATAATATCAGGATAGTAATATgcaaaaagctgtttttttttttacataattatcCATATAGTTATGTTACTAGATGTGATGAGAgcaaacatacatgcagactatGTTCATACATCTTATGCTGATTGCATGCACTTGACAGCAGATGCAAAACTGGATTTTAAAGATCagaaatgcaatttaaatgcatagcAAAGCCATACATTCTGTTTGCCCTATGTGCCTATGTGATGCTAGTTATATAGAGTACAACATTACAGAAAACAGTTACAATACCTGAGATGCATAATCCTTCCTCGGTGAAAAAAGGAGGTCATTttgtataaacacaaataaaaaagcaatagaaaaaaaaaatactaaattaacAAAAAGTCTCAGAAAGCTGTAGCTCTTAGCAAGTGTAGAGAGTTATCGGCTCCTGGGTGGCAGCACAGTGATGAATAATCAGATGTAGTGATCAGCAGATAAAATGCACACTGGAAATAGGATTAGCTTGTTATTtataaaaggagagagaaaaaaaaataccccagaTGGGATGCTGCCTTTTTTAAATGCTTTGCAAAAAACTCTCAGCCAGACTGCATGGGGAAGGATTCATGTTTGATACTCCAAGTTCCAACAGGAACAGAGAGGTTAGCATACTTCTAGGtaggctgaaagaaaaaaaaagaagaagaagggatgGGAGCAGCCAGAGCAAGCAGCAATAGGAGTAGTAGCAGCAGCAGCTGATTTTCAGCTGTGGGTGCTTTGGTGCTTGGTTGC
It encodes:
- the KCTD16 gene encoding BTB/POZ domain-containing protein KCTD16 is translated as MALSGNCRTYAPPRDQGTGLQSYPEVIELNVGGQVYFTRHSTLTSIPHSLLWKMFTSKRDSVNDLAKDAKGRFFLDRDGFLFRYVLDYLRDRQVVLPDHFPEKGRLKREAEYFLLPELVKLLAPDEVKHSPDDFCHSDFEEASQGSETRICPSSSLMPSDKKWGFITIGYRGSCTMGRESQADAKFRRVPRILVCGRISLAKEVFGETLNESRDPDRAPEKYTSRFYLKFKHLERAFDMLSECGFQMVACNSSVTASFVNQYTDDKIWSSYTEYVFYRGPTRWPSTHCDCCCKNTKGDKEGESGTSCNELSTSSCDSQSEASSPQETVICGPVTRQSNIQTLDRPAKKGPVQIIQQSEIRRKSDLLRTLTTGSRESNTSKKKVVKEKLSIEEELEKCIQDFMKIKIPERFPERKYSWQSDLLRKYHL